A part of Streptomyces sp. NBC_01235 genomic DNA contains:
- a CDS encoding nitrate- and nitrite sensing domain-containing protein — MQGRFKRDGSASAEPEPHGGTGPMAVGSSPQHAQNPGPAPSGDGGERPGRPGVSASPSSPTPTVKPPTGTPGPGPRVALRNWRISTRLVALLTLPVVAATTLGAIRINQSMDDIQQLDNMKLLTDMTKQATELAVQLQNERDRSAGPLAHGAKPTDFGVKGYRDKTDKALIAFQDASEEIDSATSDGNLQGVRDSLVGLLGDLGNLAKVRSTAYADKGNSTQTVEAYHRLITGLLDLSQDMAQATNNPEMIQRTRALAAFSSAKEYASVQRAVLAAALPVGNTVYGDLKENDRQYAEAALQNQDSELGSFRSIYGDDGAEELLKPIEQGNPVIEEADTYATRALSSSTGLQSLDKRSYQDWIDDSTTKITQMNNIEHTLLEDMEQKARELRAESEREAIISGALILLVLGVSLVGAFVVARSMIRSLRRLQETATKVAQDRLPELVKQLSESDPQDVDTSVESVGVHSRDEIGQVAAAFDDVHREAVRLAAEQALLRGNVNAMFTNLSRRSQGLIQRQLSLISELESREADPDQLSSLFKLDHLATRMRRNGENLLVLAGEEPGRRWTRPVPLVDVLRAAASEVEQYERIELSSVPTTEVAGRVVNDLVHLLAELLENATSFSSPQTKVKVTGHALPDGRVLIEIHDTGIGLSPEDLAAINERLASPPTVDVSVSRRMGLFVVGRLSQRHGIRIQLRPSDSGGTTALVMLPVDVAQGGNKPQPKPGQGGGAGGPAAAQAAAGVAAARRQNGSQGGALGAGAPAGGGALGAGPGGGGRLAAGQGPRAALPGRDGGGRPGGQPPRGPQQPPASPQQGRPAPAGAGAGFGGQAPGAPQGLQAAGTGTQGPDMFGGGRPPQQRGSKAEQGGRGRQPQLPPRGGPRAELPGGNPQPRVPSWGDENAQPPVPRTPLDAPRGHEEPDVAQTSRMPRIDDRQGPGATTEIPAIPRLDERQGPAGPADFGRPVANGLQSTGQFPAVGNGQTGFDGRQDTGQFQRPGTSGRQDTGQFERPGTDGQGQQDNNGYTRSDVFGTRSGQNAPAGPNQFAPQAYDNGSTGQFPAPGYDGSSTGQHSLPGRQDPSSTGQFPTTQPGGYGTPPQPTVPQRPAGRPEPEALPPAGPGDGRTPLYDTLETNWFHGQQAGGGPAPAPDRASQQHQQPQAPAAPQRPAAASASWRTSPNDELVRQAERVRQPAAGGVTTSGLPRRVPRANLVPGTAQQQQHQTGPQVSRAPDDVRGRLTNLRRGIAQGRQVGNGQTGSFPNPTHQQER; from the coding sequence GTGCAGGGACGTTTCAAGAGGGATGGCAGCGCTTCGGCCGAGCCGGAGCCGCACGGCGGGACTGGCCCGATGGCAGTCGGCTCCTCGCCCCAGCACGCCCAGAACCCGGGCCCGGCCCCGTCCGGCGACGGCGGTGAGCGCCCTGGGCGCCCCGGCGTGTCCGCGTCGCCGAGTTCCCCGACCCCGACGGTCAAGCCGCCGACCGGCACCCCCGGCCCCGGTCCGCGGGTGGCGCTGCGCAACTGGCGCATCTCCACGCGTCTGGTGGCCCTGCTGACGCTGCCCGTGGTCGCGGCCACCACGCTGGGCGCGATTCGCATCAACCAGTCGATGGACGACATCCAGCAGCTCGACAACATGAAGCTGCTGACGGACATGACCAAGCAGGCCACCGAACTGGCCGTGCAGCTCCAGAACGAGCGCGACCGCTCCGCGGGCCCGCTGGCGCACGGCGCCAAGCCGACCGACTTCGGCGTCAAGGGCTACCGGGACAAGACCGACAAGGCCCTCATCGCCTTCCAGGACGCCTCGGAGGAGATCGACAGCGCCACCTCGGACGGCAACCTCCAGGGTGTCCGCGACAGCCTCGTGGGTCTCCTCGGCGACCTGGGCAACCTCGCCAAGGTCCGCAGCACGGCCTACGCGGACAAGGGCAACTCCACCCAGACGGTCGAGGCCTACCACCGCCTCATCACCGGCCTGCTCGACCTCTCGCAGGACATGGCGCAGGCCACGAACAACCCGGAGATGATCCAGCGCACGCGTGCGCTGGCCGCCTTCTCCTCCGCCAAGGAGTACGCCTCCGTCCAGCGCGCCGTGCTCGCGGCCGCGCTGCCCGTGGGCAACACCGTCTACGGCGACCTCAAGGAGAACGACCGGCAGTACGCCGAGGCCGCGCTCCAGAACCAGGACTCCGAACTCGGGAGCTTCCGCAGCATCTACGGCGACGACGGCGCCGAGGAGCTGCTGAAGCCCATCGAGCAGGGCAACCCGGTCATCGAGGAGGCGGACACCTACGCCACCCGGGCGCTCAGCTCCTCCACCGGTCTGCAGTCGCTTGACAAGCGGTCCTACCAGGACTGGATCGACGACAGCACGACCAAGATCACCCAGATGAACAACATCGAGCACACGCTGCTCGAGGACATGGAGCAGAAGGCGCGTGAGCTGCGCGCCGAGTCGGAGCGCGAAGCGATCATCTCCGGTGCCCTGATCCTGCTCGTGCTCGGTGTCTCGCTGGTCGGCGCGTTCGTCGTCGCCCGGTCCATGATCCGCTCGCTGCGCCGCCTCCAGGAGACCGCCACCAAGGTCGCCCAGGACCGCCTGCCCGAGCTCGTCAAGCAGCTGTCCGAGTCCGACCCGCAGGACGTCGACACGTCCGTGGAGTCGGTCGGTGTGCACTCCCGGGACGAGATCGGCCAGGTGGCCGCGGCCTTCGACGACGTGCACCGCGAGGCGGTCCGCCTCGCCGCCGAGCAGGCTCTGCTGCGGGGCAACGTCAACGCGATGTTCACCAACCTCTCGCGCCGCTCCCAGGGCCTCATCCAGCGTCAGCTCTCGCTCATCTCCGAACTGGAGTCCCGCGAGGCCGACCCGGACCAGCTGTCCTCGCTCTTCAAGCTCGACCACCTCGCGACCCGCATGCGCCGTAACGGTGAGAACCTCCTCGTCCTCGCGGGTGAGGAGCCCGGCCGCCGCTGGACCCGTCCGGTCCCGCTGGTCGACGTGCTGCGTGCCGCCGCGTCCGAGGTGGAGCAGTACGAGCGCATCGAGCTGTCCTCCGTGCCGACGACCGAGGTCGCCGGCCGGGTCGTCAACGACCTCGTGCACCTCCTCGCCGAGCTGCTGGAGAACGCCACCTCGTTCTCCTCGCCGCAGACCAAGGTCAAGGTCACCGGTCACGCGCTGCCCGACGGCCGCGTGCTGATCGAGATCCACGACACCGGCATCGGCCTCTCCCCCGAGGACCTCGCCGCGATCAACGAGCGACTCGCCTCGCCGCCCACCGTGGACGTGTCGGTCTCCCGCCGCATGGGTCTGTTCGTGGTCGGTCGTCTGTCGCAGCGTCACGGCATCCGCATCCAGCTGCGCCCGTCCGACTCCGGTGGTACGACCGCGCTGGTCATGCTGCCGGTGGACGTCGCCCAGGGCGGCAACAAGCCCCAGCCCAAGCCGGGTCAGGGCGGCGGCGCGGGTGGCCCCGCCGCCGCGCAGGCCGCGGCGGGCGTCGCCGCCGCGCGTCGCCAGAACGGCTCGCAGGGCGGTGCCCTCGGCGCCGGTGCGCCGGCCGGTGGCGGTGCCCTCGGCGCCGGTCCCGGCGGGGGCGGTCGGCTCGCCGCCGGCCAGGGTCCCCGGGCCGCGCTGCCCGGCCGTGACGGCGGTGGCCGTCCCGGCGGCCAGCCGCCGCGCGGTCCGCAGCAGCCGCCGGCCTCCCCCCAGCAGGGCCGACCCGCTCCGGCCGGTGCGGGCGCCGGCTTCGGCGGCCAGGCACCCGGCGCGCCGCAGGGTCTCCAGGCGGCCGGTACGGGCACGCAGGGCCCGGACATGTTCGGTGGCGGACGCCCGCCGCAGCAGCGGGGCAGCAAGGCCGAGCAGGGCGGCCGCGGCCGTCAGCCGCAGCTTCCGCCGCGCGGTGGTCCGCGCGCCGAGCTGCCCGGCGGCAACCCGCAGCCGCGCGTGCCGAGCTGGGGTGACGAGAACGCCCAGCCTCCGGTGCCGCGCACCCCGCTGGACGCCCCGCGCGGCCACGAGGAGCCGGACGTCGCCCAGACCTCGCGCATGCCCCGCATCGACGACCGTCAGGGCCCCGGAGCCACCACCGAGATACCGGCGATCCCGCGGCTGGACGAGCGCCAGGGTCCGGCGGGTCCCGCCGACTTCGGCCGCCCCGTGGCGAACGGTCTGCAGAGCACGGGCCAGTTCCCGGCCGTGGGCAACGGCCAGACGGGCTTCGACGGCCGACAGGACACCGGCCAGTTCCAGCGGCCGGGCACCAGCGGCCGACAGGACACCGGGCAGTTCGAGCGCCCCGGCACCGACGGTCAGGGGCAGCAGGACAACAACGGCTACACCCGGTCCGACGTCTTCGGCACCAGGAGCGGGCAGAACGCTCCGGCGGGCCCGAACCAGTTCGCCCCGCAGGCGTACGACAACGGCTCCACCGGCCAGTTCCCCGCACCCGGCTACGACGGCTCCTCGACCGGCCAGCACTCCCTGCCCGGCCGCCAGGACCCCTCGTCCACGGGTCAGTTCCCCACCACGCAGCCGGGTGGCTACGGCACTCCGCCGCAGCCCACGGTCCCGCAGCGCCCGGCCGGGCGTCCCGAGCCGGAGGCGCTGCCGCCGGCCGGTCCCGGTGACGGCCGTACGCCGCTGTACGACACGTTGGAGACCAACTGGTTCCACGGTCAGCAGGCGGGCGGCGGTCCTGCGCCGGCTCCGGATCGTGCTTCACAGCAGCACCAGCAGCCGCAAGCTCCGGCTGCTCCTCAGCGTCCCGCTGCCGCCAGTGCCTCCTGGCGCACCTCGCCGAACGACGAGCTCGTCCGGCAGGCCGAGCGCGTCAGGCAGCCGGCCGCGGGCGGCGTCACCACTTCCGGCCTGCCGCGCCGGGTGCCCCGGGCGAACCTCGTCCCGGGCACGGCTCAGCAGCAACAGCACCAAACCGGTCCGCAGGTCTCTCGTGCGCCTGACGACGTACGTGGACGGCTGACCAATCTCCGTCGGGGTATCGCGCAGGGTCGTCAGGTCGGCAACGGCCAGACCGGCAGCTTCCCGAACCCCACTCACCAGCAGGAGCGTTAG